In Muribaculum gordoncarteri, the genomic window CGGCGATTTTGTGCATTGAACCATCGGGCAAACTGTCCTTGATGCGGCGGAGGTCGTTGAATGAAATAGTTTTAGTCATGATACTTATAAGTTTTAGAAAGTTAATAATTCAGTTATTTGATGTCGTTAAAATTAGCCTTTTCGTATCAAAAAAGCAAATTTTGTGAGCATAAAGTTATGTGTTATAAAACATATAGTATCAATTTGTCTGTCGCACTCGCAGTTACTTGCCGATGTTGCAATGAGTTGATGCTGCCGGGGAGGGTCAGATGCGTTCTACCGCCGACGCGCGTACCCATGCACGATTGTTGTTGTCGACCTTGACATCATACCACCGAGTGGTCACGGAGTCGATGCGGGTGGTCACGGAGTCGAGGATTTCGAGCTTGGTGCCTTCGTGGAGCAGCATTGCCTCTTCGCTGCGGTCCTTGGGTGTGCGCGGCGATGTGCTCAGCAGGGTAGAGGGCTCGATGATTATCGCTTCGTTGTGGGATGTGGAGTAGCGTGTGGCAATGGATGCCATTATGTTGGCCAGTACGCAGGCTCCGAGCAGGAGGATGCCGCCGAAGAATCCGGTCTTGCGCAAGCGCACATTGGATGAGAACACATATAGAGCGATGGCGCCGAGTAGCAGGACAAATGAGCCGATGGCAATCAGCGACCAGGTGTTGGCCGGGGTCTTGCAGGCAAATCCGTTTACGGTGTTGGAGATGAACATTCCGCGGTCGCCGGGTTCGTCGGTTATCTTTGAGTTGACAAATGCGAGATTGGTGCGTGCATCTTTGTTGGAGGGGTCGAGCCGAAGCGCACGCTCATAGTTCAATATGGCGAGTCCGAGCTTTCCCTGACGGTAGTAGGCGTTGCCAAGGTTGTAGAAGAGGTTGCTTGAGGTGCCTTCATTGGCGGCAATCTCTTCGTAGAGCTTCGCTGCTTTGATGAAGTCGTCGTTCATGTAGGCAGAGTCGGCTTCCTGAGTCAGCGAAGATGCCGAGATCATGTTGAACACGGCTGTCATCAGAATTAGAGTCGATATGATGCGTTTCATTTCGTTTCTTTTTCGTGGATGTGAATGAGTGATTTAGTTATTGACGCTTGGCGCGCTTTATACCTTCCATGGCGTTCATGGCCGAGGAAGCCTGGTTGAATAGTTCCTCAATCTGCTCATCGCTCTTGGCGGGGGAGTAGCGAGCCATTTCACACTCGTCGATTATGTTGATGAAGGAGTCGGTGAGATTCTGCGGTGCGCCGTACTCGGTGAGTTCGCGGTCGATGTTGTCGCGCGTGAGCTGCGATGCCTGCAGGCCGAGCTTGTCGCTCAGATAACCCCATATAGCACGGAGCATCTCTTCGTAGAACTTGTCGTTGTCATGAGCCGACATGAATCCCTTGGCAATCTTGAGTCGCTTTTTGGCGACTTTGTTGGCGTTGGCAAGTCGACGGCCCTGAATGTCGGCGTTGAGCTTAACCTTCTTGCTGTAGATCCATATTATAGCTACAAGAATGAGGGCGAGCACGATATAGGCAGGCCAATACCATGCCGACGAGTAGAAGTAACGGTGTACTTTCTCGGGGTGCAGGTCGCCCATCTTAATGTGGAGTATGTCGGTGTTTTTGCTCGATATGCTCTGCTTGTTGACATCGGCGGCGGCCGATACGGCAGCTCCGCGTGCCACCTTTATATCATAGGTGGGCGTGGTGAGCGTGACATATTTGCGGCTTTCGGGATTGAAGTAGACAAACTTGTCGGCGCCTATGTGGAAATCGCCCACGCTTTGAGGCACGAATGTGTAGTCGATTTTCATCGTTCCGCTGACTGATGAACCGTTGACCTGTGCCGTTATCTCATTCTGGGGAGTGTATTGCTCAAATTCGGTGGGGAAGTCAATTACCGGTTCCTTGATGTACTTTATGTTGCCGGTACCGGTTATGGTGTATATGAGCGATGCAGCTTCGTTGGTCTTGAACGATGATGTGCTCAGACGGCTGTCGATGGAGAATGTACCCACGGCGCCGGTGAATCCCTCGGGCTGAGGCGAGGGCAGGGGATCGATGTTGATTGAGGCGGAGTTGGAACTTACTTTTATCTCTTTCTCCACAGGTCGCGAGCCACCCCAGAATCCTGAGAAACGCTCATGCTGCACTACCGTCACATCATATTTTCCCGAGTTGATGGTGAGCTTGCCCGACTTCTGGGGGAAGATGATGCACTGCTTCAACACGGCGGTCATGTAGTTCTGTCCGTTGTAGTGTTCCACCTCGTTAAGCTGAGGCTGGAGGTTTACTTCTTCGATGAGGAATCCGTCAAACGACGGCTGGGTGGTGGGCAGGAACGAGCTGATGCTGTACTTTGTATAGAGCTTTATCGTACACAGGATGGCCTCCTGCTCGTAGGCTCGTGAACGGTTCAGGATTATGCGCACAAACACATCGTTGGCCGACACCGATCGGTCGGATGTCTGGCTGCTTATGTCGTCTACTCTCACGCCCTGATTGGAGCCTTGGGCCGCTTGGTCGGGCGGGAGTACCTTGAACGTGGCGGGCTTGGTGGTGTAGGTCTTTCCGTCGACCGTTATGCGGGCTTCGCCAATTGTATAGGTGCCGGGATTGTCGGCGCGGTAGGTGAATGAATAGTCGACTGTCACCGAAGAGGTCGACTTGCCGTTGACCCACTGATAGTTCTGCATTGTGGATGTCGAGGGGCCGAAGACGAGGGTACAGCCTTTTATTTCGGGAGCTTTAAGTCCCGAGCCTTGTCCGTCCTTCAGCCTGAAGGTGACATTGAACTTGTTGCCGGCGATAACCGTGCGCGGCGGGATGACCGTGAACGATGTTTCGGCCGATGCCGACGCAGCGACGCCGAGCAATAATGTTAATATCAACAATATTCGTTTCATATTCACTCTGTTCGTTTTATTCTGTCAAGTTGCACAATCGATGAGGGAGTCGGTTACCACTGGTTGCCGGTGCGGCGACGTGATGACTCTTCCTCTTTCTTTTTCAGTTCCTGGACCTTTCGGCGGGTGGCATTCTCCTCGTTTTCCATTGTCTTGAGGATTTTAGCGGCATTGGCGTCGCTTATGCCGCCTTGCTGCTGTTGAGGCGGTTGCTGATCCTTGGGCTTCTCGTTTTTCTCCTTGTCGCCCTGCTGATCCTGGTCTTTTTTATCCTGATTCTGGTCCTGATTTTGCTGTTGGTCCTGATTCTGTTGATTCTGTTGCTGGTCCTGATTCTGATCCTGGTCCTTCTTGTCCTGATTCTGATCCTGATTTTGCTGCTCCTGTCGCTTCAGCTGGGCTAGGCGCAGGTTTTCGCGGGCCTTGTCGTTGTCGGGATTCTTGCGTAACGCTCCCTTATACATGTTTATAGCCTGGTCATACTGCTGCTGGTTGAATGCCATGTTGCCAAGATTGTAGAAGGAGTTTTCAACAATCTGCATGTCACGGCTGCTTTGGGTCAGCCCCTGCAGAAGCTGTTGCGCCTCGGCCATAGGGTTGTTGCCCGAGTTGGGGTCGGCGGTTCCCGACTGGCGTATGAGCGATGCCGCGAGATTGTACATGGCAATGTCGCTCATGGCATTTTCCTCAAGAGCCTTTCGATAGGCCACTTCGGCGTCGGCATATCGCTTTTCTTTATAAAGGGAGTTGCCCTCGCGTATGTAGTTGCGCT contains:
- a CDS encoding tetratricopeptide repeat protein, with product MKRIISTLILMTAVFNMISASSLTQEADSAYMNDDFIKAAKLYEEIAANEGTSSNLFYNLGNAYYRQGKLGLAILNYERALRLDPSNKDARTNLAFVNSKITDEPGDRGMFISNTVNGFACKTPANTWSLIAIGSFVLLLGAIALYVFSSNVRLRKTGFFGGILLLGACVLANIMASIATRYSTSHNEAIIIEPSTLLSTSPRTPKDRSEEAMLLHEGTKLEILDSVTTRIDSVTTRWYDVKVDNNNRAWVRASAVERI
- a CDS encoding BatD family protein, producing MKRILLILTLLLGVAASASAETSFTVIPPRTVIAGNKFNVTFRLKDGQGSGLKAPEIKGCTLVFGPSTSTMQNYQWVNGKSTSSVTVDYSFTYRADNPGTYTIGEARITVDGKTYTTKPATFKVLPPDQAAQGSNQGVRVDDISSQTSDRSVSANDVFVRIILNRSRAYEQEAILCTIKLYTKYSISSFLPTTQPSFDGFLIEEVNLQPQLNEVEHYNGQNYMTAVLKQCIIFPQKSGKLTINSGKYDVTVVQHERFSGFWGGSRPVEKEIKVSSNSASINIDPLPSPQPEGFTGAVGTFSIDSRLSTSSFKTNEAASLIYTITGTGNIKYIKEPVIDFPTEFEQYTPQNEITAQVNGSSVSGTMKIDYTFVPQSVGDFHIGADKFVYFNPESRKYVTLTTPTYDIKVARGAAVSAAADVNKQSISSKNTDILHIKMGDLHPEKVHRYFYSSAWYWPAYIVLALILVAIIWIYSKKVKLNADIQGRRLANANKVAKKRLKIAKGFMSAHDNDKFYEEMLRAIWGYLSDKLGLQASQLTRDNIDRELTEYGAPQNLTDSFINIIDECEMARYSPAKSDEQIEELFNQASSAMNAMEGIKRAKRQ
- a CDS encoding tetratricopeptide repeat protein codes for the protein MNRILSLLLLLAASTSAFTVYAADDDNSTRKERNYIREGNSLYKEKRYADAEVAYRKALEENAMSDIAMYNLAASLIRQSGTADPNSGNNPMAEAQQLLQGLTQSSRDMQIVENSFYNLGNMAFNQQQYDQAINMYKGALRKNPDNDKARENLRLAQLKRQEQQNQDQNQDKKDQDQNQDQQQNQQNQDQQQNQDQNQDKKDQDQQGDKEKNEKPKDQQPPQQQQGGISDANAAKILKTMENEENATRRKVQELKKKEEESSRRRTGNQW